The Planktothrix tepida PCC 9214 DNA segment GGTGTCGGTCAAGATACCCTACTCGGTTATGGTGAAGTTGATTTCCTCTCAGGAAACCTAGGTCAAGATGTGATTTATGGTTTCCTTGGAAACGACCTAATTTATGGTGGAGCCGATGAAGACTGGGTGGGAGGCGGTAAAGACAATGACCTGATTTTCGGAGGTTTAGGAAACGATACCCTCAGTGGCGATTTAGGCAATGATACGGTATTAGGAGAAGTTGGAAACGACCTGTTAGTTGGTCATACTGGAGAAGATCTGTTGTCAGGAGGTACAGGGAACGATAACCTTTACGGTGGCGACGATAACGATCTGATTCATGGCGGTCAAGGCGACGATTTTGTAGATGGAAGTAACGGCGATGATTTAGTCACAGGAGATTTAGGCAATGATACCCTTAATGGT contains these protein-coding regions:
- a CDS encoding calcium-binding protein — encoded protein: TTPTPSTPTPKTTNPSSLSDPIEQFIARKNLTSIPTSNPPDDLLLGDERPNSLSGGVGQDTLLGYGEVDFLSGNLGQDVIYGFLGNDLIYGGADEDWVGGGKDNDLIFGGLGNDTLSGDLGNDTVLGEVGNDLLVGHTGEDLLSGGTGNDNLYGGDDNDLIHGGQGDDFVDGSNGDDLVTGDLGNDTLNGGVGTDSLIGGQGADIFMLNPGENGDIILDFLGGEDLLKLTQNYNFNQLTILQGSGTQAGNTLIQVAANNELLATLIGVP